The Lentzea guizhouensis genome contains a region encoding:
- a CDS encoding helix-turn-helix domain-containing protein — MFTPSRLTLARTRRGLTAAELARKAGVTAGAITEYERGQRRPQQATQEVLAAALGFPVTFLSAPEPAQPQAISTPRPEAVCVAQLAIEFSGWLERMFVLPQPDLPRPRTGPAEVRGQWRMSTGPAPNMVQLLEYHGVRVFSVDCAGVGAFSCWHNGTPFVFLDPATTAERARFDAAVELGTLLGHEEPEEFAAEFLMPMTQLEGTHHRHWHVDKEMFDERARGVVTAPTTAVGMRRETSKLLTKVFRALFRALRENGTTHAAPGGARADVGVGGPQRARVRVGADGVAGWWRTRTGAQGTPYPGALMSFWGKQC; from the coding sequence ATGTTCACCCCGTCGCGACTCACCCTCGCCCGCACCCGGCGCGGTCTCACCGCGGCCGAGCTCGCGCGCAAGGCCGGTGTCACGGCGGGTGCGATCACCGAGTACGAGCGCGGGCAGCGCCGGCCCCAGCAGGCCACGCAGGAGGTGCTCGCGGCGGCGCTCGGGTTTCCCGTCACCTTCCTGAGCGCGCCTGAGCCCGCCCAGCCGCAGGCGATCAGCACGCCGCGCCCGGAAGCGGTGTGCGTGGCGCAGTTGGCGATTGAGTTCAGCGGGTGGCTGGAGCGGATGTTCGTGCTGCCGCAGCCGGACCTGCCGCGGCCGCGGACCGGGCCTGCCGAGGTGCGCGGGCAGTGGCGGATGAGCACCGGGCCCGCGCCGAACATGGTGCAGTTGCTGGAGTACCACGGTGTGCGGGTGTTCTCGGTGGACTGTGCGGGGGTCGGTGCGTTCTCGTGCTGGCACAACGGGACGCCGTTCGTGTTCCTCGACCCGGCGACCACGGCGGAGCGGGCGCGGTTCGACGCGGCTGTGGAGTTGGGGACGTTGCTGGGGCACGAGGAGCCGGAGGAGTTCGCGGCGGAGTTCCTGATGCCGATGACGCAACTGGAAGGCACGCACCACCGGCATTGGCACGTGGACAAGGAGATGTTCGACGAACGTGCGCGCGGTGTGGTGACCGCGCCGACCACGGCGGTCGGGATGCGGCGGGAGACGTCGAAGCTGCTCACCAAGGTGTTCCGGGCGTTGTTCCGGGCGTTGCGGGAGAACGGCACGACGCACGCCGCTCCAGGTGGCGCGCGAGCTGACGTTGGGGTTGGAGGACCTCAACGGGCTCGTGTTCGGGTTGGTGCTGACGGCGTTGCCGGGTGGTGGAGAACGAGGACCGGTGCGCAGGGCACGCCTTACCCTGGTGCATTGATGTCGTTCTGGGGGAAGCAATGCTGA